The window TATTTCTGTAATGGATCATTGAAGTCCAATAATTTTACTCCATATGTTTTTATATTTGTAATGGATCATTGAAGCTTAATGCGATGTTGCTGTGCCACCCTCCACTAgttaaaaataaaaacaaagaaaaacAATAAAAAGGCTTGATGTAAAACACAAATGCGTAAGTTTTCAATTGGGCCATAAAAGTGTTGTTGGTAGCCCATATACAAAACATAAATACATAATGTGGGTTAGGCTACCAAAGCCCAGACGTGAAGCTAAAATTACATTACACTCGgtgaaatataaataaattacaaaaactaacgccgctgccggggatcgaacccgggtcacccgcgtgacaggcgggaatacgTACAAATATACTACAACGACTTGATACTAAATCCGGCCTTAACAAATACTTTACTCTCACGTAAACAAAACACTTTCCATTTTTGTTATTGTGGTACTCGTATTTATTAAAAGGGTGTTGATATTTAGACACTCCATCTTTATAATGTAAAACTTTTAGTCAAgccaaaaatataaataattatgtttacGATTCCTTTCCAATTCTTTCATCTGTGAGTTTTCTTCCAGCTCTACCCTAATTCCCATCCATTCCAAACCAACTTTAATTACTTATGTCGATGTCGATTACACTCAAAATGTTTCAAATTTTAACATTCTAGATTTTtcaatcacaatttcattatcattactaataatctTTCTTAAATAACCATTTAGTTGAATCTAGTCTTAAAGTTGATTTTTGGTTTGATAAAAGTATAACCGAAAACTGAATTTAAATATGAAAACTGAATCAGAACCGGATCAGAATGAACACATTCTTTCAATGTCTAACTTTGTTACTCCGTAttaaattgttttttttttcaagAAAAATGAAACTTTATAACTAAGCTCTTTTATTGAATAACAAAAGAAAACTTGCATAACAAGCATAACGAAATTGGGTGGCTCGAAATGAAAAAAACTATACAAAGTTGGAATCAAAACTAATCGTGCGTAATCTATAGACAAGCCATACCTGGACAAAAGCCAACCAACCGGTATTAAGTTGTTTATTGATTGTAACTTTTCATTCACAGACTTAAATTGAAGGATCAATGGTCTCAATGAGAAATTAGTGCAAACTTAGGAATATGCGCCCCAAATGCAGACAACAATGGCGTACATGTAAAGAACCAATCACATTTCGACAACACATCCTTCAAAACCAGCCTGGTTTTAAGATTATGCAAACCTTTATCAGGATAGTATATCTACCACACACTTTATCTCTCTTTCTTTCTCTTACAAATATATTTCTTCAATTCAGCCAAACACATaacaaatatatttatcaaatcatgggTATACACAAAAATAGAAACTAAAACATTCTTCTGTTTCATCTTAAAATCTTGTAAACATAAATCCATGCATATCACAATTTCCATCTTTTTAGGGTTTCTGTAAAATCCCAAAAATCAAAAAGTTACCTATAACCAGATCAAGgtcaaaagatttcatatttctattttagtAAACCTAAAAGAAGGTAACTTGAACCAAGAAACCAAATCTTGATCAGTTATACTTTATGGGTTTTTAAAAAGATTAAAGATTTGTATTAAAATAAGCCGTACTTGTTGATTTTTAGGGTTTTTGGAATAAAAAAAAATGGGAAGAGGGAGGGTGCAGTTGAAGAGGATTGAAAACAAGATTAGCAGACAAGTAACATTTTCAAAAAGAAGAACAGGATTATTAAAGAAAGCTCATGAGATCTCTGTCTTGTGTGATGCTGATGTTGCTCTTATTGTTTTCTCTACTAAAGGAAAACTTTTTGAGTACTCCACTCATTCCAGGTAGATCTGCTACCTTTCTTTAcattttgatttttaatttattcTTGTTTATCAAAATTTCAAACACAATCTTGGATCTCTACCTTAAACTTACTACTTTAAGCAGGTGTGTGTGTCTTTGTTTGTATTAAGGTACCAATACAACCTCATTGACTTTTAAAACCGTTTATTGCTCTTTCTTTTGcaggataatatatatatatatatatatatatatatatatatatatatatatatatatatatatatatatatatatatatatatttgcacaaATAAAAAATACTTATACATGTAGTTCCTAGCCTATGGTGAATGTGTCTATTTTTTGTCCAACTTTCTAGTTCATTAATCTTGTTGTTTTGGGAGTGTTTTCTTTCAAAATGTATATACTTGATTTGTAGTTATGATGAGAGTATCAGTATTGACATAAAAAGCATATATTTTAAGAGAAGTACTATAATTGGTAGTTTGTACAACCAATGCCTTTATCGTTCTTTTGTTAAGACAAACATAAACATATGTACAACAAACTatgaatatatatgaatatgaatttgcATATTACCAAAAATAATGTACAGGTTACTCACTTACTCATACCAAAAGTATTTACTACGGAGTACGTGATTTGTTTATGCTAGCAGCTCtcttctttttttttaaacatattTTTGGGATTGGGATTGGGATTGGGATTGAAGACTCAACTTATGGACCACATATGGGTTAATTCTTTGCCACAATGACACGTGCACAGAGATATAAAGAGTACCCAATATGTAATACTCCATCTAAATATGTTTCACCTCTTGAAAAAGCATGATTAGTGTTTTTTGAAATCATAAATGGTTGTTCTATATGTCTTTGTCATAAAATATCAGTATGTTAGCGAGAGGTCAGAAGTTCGATTCCCCTAGGCTGTAACATTGCATTCAATTAATGTTATCACTGACAAGAGGTATCCACCTAAATCGTCTTTCGCTTAGTGCGTGGGCAACGGGGAGGgactagggaggttttaccggccaTGCCATCGGATTGGTCCGGATTTCCTCCAGGACAGTAGTTGGGGACAGGTTATGCAATTACGGGAGATGAACGGGTGGGTAGTTAAGTCCCCTTGGGTGATCTCTGATCTCAaactaatgtaaaaaaaaaaaaatgtacaacTTTATAATTATAGAATAAAAATTGCTTAACAGTAGGTGTAAATTTcatttttcaaaaaaaataataatattggagTAGTATCTAATCATTTCTGAATATTAACtgctttaatttaatttaaaatttaaaatagagTGTTTAGTGTTTATTTAAATTGTGTTAATTAAAAAATGGATAAAAAAGTATGATAAAATTTTTATGTACCTTAAATTTATACATGTAAGAAATAAGATAGATAAATTAAGCGGTAAATATACAAAATTTAACAAAAAATACATGTAATagtcatttttttttaaattgttttcTTTAAACTGTTTGCTTTTTATTTTGAGACATTTAGAGACAGATGGATCGAGTAAATGTTTAATttaatttactaataatagtaGTACGAAATTATTGAACGAGCCTGGACGCAGCAACAACCTAGTACTCACAAACCCTTTAGTTAATGCCTGGTCAAACACCACTTTCCACAAGAATACGTACATGAAATTTAATGTAAATTTAGTTAAATTGAGCTTTTCCTATTCCTATAATTtttaacataaaaatataaattataaataaatacaaatatatatactcaGTAATATATTCATTATACAATACATGAATACCATAATAAGGAGTAATTAacaatttatattttataacttattTAATGGATGTTTAGGGTGGTTTTTAACAAAAGTGATGATGAATTTGTAAGCATTTAATGTTGTAAATATACGCATACGAAACAGAGAACAAAGCATGATTCTTATTCTTATTAAATATTCATACAAAGAGTATAATATACAAATAAATAATAAGAAACTGGAAAACTAACGAAACAGGCAAAAAACAGATTACAATTATCAACGCATGCTATAATATTAATCGAAACATAATAAAGAAACAGAAAATTAAATCGATCAAACCTAATAGTAGGGttaaaccgggcttgtgtttgacacaattcccttaaacagattcgacgtctgttcccaggttACACCGGTTCGAAACAGCGTACTGCCGGACGAGAGCACTTGCCTGAAAAACGACCGGAAACGGGGAGACCGAAGTTGTAGAAGAAGAAGCTGCGAAAAACAAAGTTGCATTTAAAATAACGAGGAAGCAGAAACAGATTGCAAAACATTGCATAAGATCTTGACAAAGCTTATGTCCATGCCACTTATATATTACATAAAAGTTCTTTCCCACTCCTACGTGGGACAAGTTCCATTTCATTTCAAAGGCTTCTACTTTGCACTTAAACTAGTAACTTTGAgacgcgatatctcattcaccattaaCCCGTTTTGGACACACTTTAATTCAATTTAAAGCTCTCATTAGTAGCTACAAAATTCACTAAATAATCGTTAATATATATcactttattatatattaatttatgtcCAAACATTGGGGGAACATGCTTTTCAAACCAAATTTTCCaacatttaatttaataattagaCGTATCATTTTATCGATCAGTATAGTTAATACTCGAAAAAGCATTTAACTTAcatgtattaattattaattatttaattattacagTAATAATAATACATCAAACCAAATGCAGGTAATAACAAAATACTCCAAATATTATACGTATAGGTCAGTACTCCGTATATTTTTGTAagcatataatataaataaatatttataatttataaataaataatatttagtATAAAAATTCTTTATATAGTGCAGGCATTATTCTCTGGACAATAACCGTTGTATATTGAATTTGTAACAGTATGGATGCAATTCTTGAAAGGTATGAACGATATTCATATGCCGAAAAGCTGCTTACTACACCCGAAACAGAAACACAGGTACGTATAATTAAACACTGTTTcaagtatatatgtgtatatatatatatatatatatatatatatatatatatatatatatatatatatatatatatatgtatagggacagtatcaatggggaagtaaccaatcggggggaagcggagggaagcaaaattttttttttcttcgttttttgaaaaaactttgttcacgaacattatagattggatgaaaatatgagcaattagaaaagacacttcgtgatgaatgttattattttggcggaaaaacgatcgacaaaaataacattcaagataatattgttcgtgaagaatgttaacgttttttttcttcatgttttgtgaagtaaaatttagcccgatttagattttagggtttagggtttggtgttttgggtttataccataaacccaaaacaccaaaccctataccctaaaccctaaaccctaaactctaaactctaaaccgttcgtgttaaaaactcaatctagatcctaaatctaaaccctaaatctaaaccctaaactctaaatttctaaaccctaatatctaaaccctaatatctaaaacctcaacatacgctcgaaaaacaagataattgtgatatattacttcttcgagcgtttttccgtcaaaataaaaacatttatcacaaagtgtctttattaaaagttcatattttcatccaatctataatgtttgtgaaaaagtttttttcaaaaaacgaaaaaaaaaaatttgtttccccctgcttccccccgattggtttcttccctcttgatcctactatatatatatatatatatatatatatatatatatatatatatatatatatatatatatatatatataggggcatgatcaatggggaagtaaccaatcggggagaagtggggtgaagcaaaaaaaaaaaaattcgttttttttggaattttttttccgacatcaagatcacacgaaaatatgaatatttagaagagacacttcgtgatgaatgttattatttaggcgggaaaacgatcgacaaaaataacattcaagataatattgttcgtgaagattaTGAACttatttttttcatgttttgtgaagtaaaatttagcccgatttagagtttagggtttagggtttggtgttttgggtttattccataaacccaaaataccaaaccctaaaccctaaactctaaaccgttcgtgttaaaaactcaatctaaatcataaatctaaaccctaaatttttttaaccctaatatctaaaccctataaaccctaatatctaaacctaaataggtaaaacctcaacatacgctcgaaaaacacgataattgttatatattacttcttcgagcgttttcccgccaaaataaaaacatttatcacaaagtgtctctactaaatgttcatattttcatctcatctataattttcgtaaataaagttttttcaaaaaacgaagaaaaaaaaaattgcttcccccccgcttcccccttgatcctatatatatatatatatatatatatatatggtgaggatccatggagaaccaaaggtagtagagaactcatggaactcgtgcagattgagtcaatctgctgcagattgagtcaatctgctgcagattgacgttttttttttttttttgtatatttttttctgtgcagattgacctttttttttttgcagattgagtcaatctgcgtgcagattgacgtttgtttgcattttttttttgcagattgacttttttctgtgcagattgacttttcttttgtgcagattgagtcaatctgcgtgcagcaaTCTGCGTGCAGGTTGAGTCAATCTGCAATTTTTTTTTGCAGATCaactttttttctgtgcagattgatttttttttgtgcagattgagtcaatctgcgtgcagattgactttttttcagtttttttgcagttttttttttttgcagaccgACTTTTTTTTCCTAtgcagattgactgttttttttttccagaattttttttttcgtAGATTGAAactcaatctccacatagattgaagttcaatctatgagttctataggttctctacatactctagttctctagggatcatttcactatatatatatatatatatatatatataaactttttaTACGAATTGTATATCTATTTTTCCTTGTAAGTCAAGTAGTTTTGTATAATTATAAATTGGTAGATAGCTTTGTAGGCGATATTAACCTGGACAATATTTACAATAAACACTAAGCTTTGATAAATTATCTAGACCATTTTTGGTAGCTTAATTTTTTTTGTAACATTATTTTGTTAACAACGTCTTGCAAGAAGAGGATAATTCATAATTGGctatctcatgaagttgcatacaTTTATCTTTTTGTGTTGTTATATAGAAAAATACTCAAACTTGTACTATATATGTTATCTGAGGTTTCGATCATTGGCTACTACGATATATTTGAAGTTATGTGCTCGATTTTTAACTGCGGGTTTGTAAAACACAAGGAAAATTGTCGGATAACGTACAAATCTTATTAATTTTATACGATATGATGTTGTGAAATTGAGAAGTGTTGGTACGTGAACATGTTGTTCTTGTTACTGATCATTCTATTGTGTCTGCAGGGAAGCTGGACTCTCGAGGCCTCCAAGCTCAGGGCAAAAATTGAGGTCTTAGAAAAGAACATCAGGTGTGTACACATATTTTGATTTGATGTTTGGGAATTTGGCATGATCGATTCGGTATGGGTCAAAGTAGATAGTGCTAAAGTTGGAATGGATCGATCGAATAATAATGTTTGATCATCATGAATTAAAatctgattatatattaattggagTTAAAACGATCATCTTCGAGTTGGAATTACCCTATCGGAAAAAACCTAAATGGGGAAGATTTTCCTGCTACTTAGGGAGAATATTTTTACTCGGGTGTATGTGGTCTAAACTGGGTTATCCTTTAATTGTTTATGATTTTCTTTCTTTAGTCACCTTCAGATGTGTAGTTAACGAGTTTTAAATGTGAGACATCTAATAAGAAAATATTAGGACACAAATCACTGTCACATAAACTTATTATTCCTTATCATTAATGATCACCAAAAACACATATCTTGTTTCATTTGAATTACTCTAATTATCAGTGTTGTAAACGATGTCCGTTGAGACGTCCATTGCAACATTTTGGTGACTAGTCCGTCACGACCCCATCCCGTCTTCTAATATATCAGTCAGCGGTTAAAAGTCTGGTCAAATGGAGGAAATGTCGGGTTAACGCCGATCAAAATTCTAAAATTCAGTTTAAATCGGTTGAAAGtctgtcaaatcaatcaaaattgacctaGTTTATTGTTACATTTTTGGTATTACATTAACGATAATAGCGATTATAGGTACAAATTGTTCAACGAAGCTTTTTTACtttaaaatatgtgtatatatatcttatatataaaaaaGTCAACGTTGGTGAACGTCCGTTTCGACTCTCGTCTTGACGTTTTAAGGTCCGACCATCTAGATCGAACCCCGTCTCGCATCTTTTTCAACTTTGCTTATTATTTAGCAGGTGACACCCAGTTTCGTTTTGAACCAAATAAAAAAAGAGTCTAACAATAGCTTAAATTTCATATAATACCATTAGTTTAGAAAGTTTTATATAAAACATAAGTCTAAGTCAACTTGACCATATGGGTCATACTCAATATTTAAAGAAGtcaactattgaatttaaatattTAAAGAAGTCAACTAATGAATTCAATAAAAGACTAATTAATGTATAACGTTCTCAACTACACAAAGACTATATGCAATCGTGGCTAATCGAATTGATACGTGCAAACCTTCTCGGTTTAACAAACAATAAATCCAACCTTCACGATTTAGGAAAAGATAAAACCTTCATGGTTTAAGTTTTTTATTCAAGATAAACAAAACAATAATCAAAATCTGAATTACAGAACCATATGGTCATAtggatatgaatataaatattggAAACAGGAGAAGTTTAATAAAGAAACACGAAACAAATTCTTCCAGGGTCACACTTCTGTCAAAACATACATTATTGTGTGTAGTGATTTACATAGCACCCAATAGTGACTAGTGTAATGCCATATAATGCATTTATTTTGAAACGATAAGCGCACACACACTTTTATTCACGAGTGACTCGAACTCACAATTTAAAAGTTGAGTTCCCTTAATACCGCTAGGTCAGAAACCATTTGATATACAATAGGATGCATTATTGTTCGTACATTGAAACTTTTTTTCGACATGAACATAAGATATAATATAACTCACTTCCTTACACATCCAAGTTACATTTATATGGGATGTGGTTTGCCAACCATATCCTATATAGGTTGTTTTATCTAGACATCAACGTGAGCTAAAATTGATGTATAATGTGTTTGACGGAATAATATTATCTATTGTTACTTTTCGAATAGTTAAACTTAAGATTGTCTCACATATATTAATTTTTGCGTGTTATAGGCATTATGTTGGGGAAGATCTTGGGCCCTTGAACCTCAGAGAGCTTCAAAGTGTAGAGCAACAACTTGAGACTGCTCTCAAACGAATACGAACAAAAAAGGTGCTCACTCACTCCATGGTTGTAGAAGTCCCCCGACTAGACCGACTAGTTATTGACTAGGCGGGATCTTAAAATAGTCCCATTAGTCAAAGTTAAAGTTAGACTATTCCCAACCCTAATTGTAATGTCAGAGTCAGATTGTGCACTTTTTTGTGAAAAAAGAGATTTTTGATTGTGACCGTATTTGACATGCGTTAATCCTAAATGTTAAATTTTTGAGTCAAATATTTGTAGGGTGATGTACtaaaatctgattgaaaattgggttaaaaaataaatatattacaaaagtatattaatattaaattaaaaaaatcATTCATTGGATGCTTTTATTCTTGACCTTTCCGTCAATTTTCTGACCGGCCCATGTTAGGTCACATTTTACCGCCGCGATAATTCCGTCACACGCAGTCAAACTTCCTCCAACTCATCTCATGCCTGCAAAATGATGCAGTGATAGAATCGGTCCTAGTGAACATCGGACTAATTTCAACTAGTTTTTAACTTGGCCAATGAGTCTCTACAAGGTCACGGCTAACTTATCCCCGTACTAACTACTTTTACAACCATGTACTCACTCCATGTTTATGTTGTTTGGTTCcacacaagaacaacaacaacaacaacaaaactcaatactacATGAATGGTGTATGGGAGAGGTTATATGTTGTTTGGTTCCACGTTTTTGGGTTTAATTGGACAACGGAGTTCAGATTAATTAATTTTGTGTAAAATTTAAATCATATTATTGTATGCAGAACCAAGCCATGCACGAGTCCATCTCAAAACTCCATAAAAAGGTATTCTACTTACCCATATTCACGtctatcttaaaaaaaaaaaataactatctCTATGTCTGAATATAA of the Rutidosis leptorrhynchoides isolate AG116_Rl617_1_P2 chromosome 5, CSIRO_AGI_Rlap_v1, whole genome shotgun sequence genome contains:
- the LOC139850276 gene encoding agamous-like MADS-box protein FUL-L — its product is MGRGRVQLKRIENKISRQVTFSKRRTGLLKKAHEISVLCDADVALIVFSTKGKLFEYSTHSSMDAILERYERYSYAEKLLTTPETETQGSWTLEASKLRAKIEVLEKNIRHYVGEDLGPLNLRELQSVEQQLETALKRIRTKKNQAMHESISKLHKKERSLQEQNSALSKKLKVNEKNKEQLNSGLLLPQPPPTQPPCLASLAMGSNCSSGQFHGRAIIRENGSIQAHSISDGMMPPWLLHHINE